GGTGCATAGGGTATATAGCTATTCCGAATTATCATCTATGAAGTTTTTGTTTCATGCATATCAGAAAAATACACCTTCAAATCAAGCTTTATAATTTAAATCTAAATTTCAGATTAATCCAATCTAGAAATAAGCAAAATTGATATTGAAAATCAATTGACAAATAGGGTAATGAGGAACTAACCATGTGTCCATGTAATAAGGCTTCAGTTGGCAGAAATCGCGTTCAAATGCATCTTGGTCCTCAAGTTTCACACTCAAAACAACCGCATGCTCATAAATGTCCCCTGAAATGTGTTAGAtaaaagtttagcacttggtcTGTTGAAGGACAATTAGAAGGATTGCATAACAATTTACTGGCCTCTCGAACGTTTATTAACTACTAAATAGCTCAGTCATAAACAAGCacaagtaaaacataaatcaaTTAGCACAACCAATGTTTCATCTCTGTGTACAAGCATGGTAATGAAACAAAGCATCATATGCAATATCCAATACTTGTTTCTAATATAGGAAGCAACATTATCTGTGAATTCACAGTGAGTTAAAAAGAAGAATGCAATTTTACAAATACTAGAGCAGTAGAGAATTGCTAGTGCAACAACTGATGTAGAAACAGGAGGCCAAGTTCATCttacttgcaagtttgagctcCTCCACAGAGTTGGGTGCCTGCTGAAACAACGGCGGAAGGCTGGGGAATTTGGTGAGCTGGACCTGCAGAAGCAAGACGTTTTCGCATGTCAATCACATTTGCAATTCAAATGAAGTTATCGTACCTTACTGTCGCAAAATCACACAGAGCAATTCAATTGTCCAGTAAAAATCCGGGCTTTCCGTCACAAATCAAACTAGAACCTGACGAGAAGTCGAATGGCGGATCTACACAGTCGGATCTAATATATAATCAACTAAAGCAGCAAAGAGCGACGGTACATCACGAAAAACTGCTAAAAATCCGTCCTTTCTTGCTGCAGAGTGCAAACCAATCGGACACGGATGGAAGGACCCTAGAGCCAAATCGAAAACGATCAAAACACGGCGAAACCCATCGCGCCGGCGTCACCGGATCAGCCCTACGCCGGAAGAAAAGGCACAAACAAATCGTATCCTCGAACCACAGGTAAAAATCGCATCTTCCATGCCGCCAGCCTGAAATCCCAACCCCAAAACCCCACAAACAACCACCGCGAAATCCCCCGGGGAAACCGAAGGATCGGGGAAGCAAACGGCGGGCGAGACAGATCCAGCGGGACCAGCGCACACGCACCTTGAGCTGCGAGAGGAGGGTGACGCAGGCGTCGAGGTCGTTGCGGGCGTACGCCGCCTTGAAGCGGGCGAACATCTGGGCCACCTCCGTCAGCTTCGGATccatcggcggcggctgcggcggcggcggcgtgcgctgGAGGCTGGAGCTCACGGTCTCGGCGACTCGACTCCTCGTCTCTCTCTGCTGCGGGTGCGGGGGATGCGAGGCGAGTTTGCTTGCGGGTTGGGttgatgagttttttttttcctccctcccctcttgCTCCAGTTTTATCGTAGCGGGCCATGATTTGGTTGGGCCGGGTTCCGACTCGGAGCCGGCGGTGTTCAGCACTTCTGCTATCCGACACGGACTCGTACCTGGATCTCTCTCGACCTCTCTTTCCCCTTTGCTACAGTTCCAGAGGCGTAGAGGGGCGATTCTCCTTCCCGGTGCCGATCTCGCCGGATTTCCTTCTCCTCCGGTGGCCCTTCGGTCGCCGGAGGGAACGGAATCTTGCGATTTCGGTAGCCGGAGTGTATAATCCCCTATTACTACTGTTGCTAGGGTTAGAGTAGGGTTAAGCTTCCCTTTACGTCGGTGTTCAAATTCTCTGTGGACTTATTAGCGCCCGTTGGTGCTTGTGACATCAATGGCATCGTCGATCCTGCATCCCTTGACAGATTGAATGGAGTGCGGAGGACTCAAGGTGGTCTTAGGATTTTAGTCCACCTTCTCGTATCTACGGGTTGGTGTATATCGATCCCCCTAGAGGGTGTTGTCCGTCGTTCGGGGTTGACCGGTGAGGCGAATGGCGTCCGATCCCGAAAACGACGAGGAGTCGGCATTTTGCCGTTTGCCGATGCATTCAATGGATTAATTGCGCACTTATAGTGTGTTACTGATGGGCTATATaaaatttcaacatttttttgttGATTCGAGATACGGCCACGAGCTTCATCTTGGATCTTCTTCATATATAGTGTATTCTTTTTCTTAGTCAGGAGTGCCCTGTTGGGGGTTGGATATGCTGCATGTACAAGCTTTGGTCGTGTTCgattcagcttataagccggctgaaaagctgaaaagctgaaatggctgatttgttgttagagaaaaacactgtttgtcGGCTGATAAGccactgaataagctgaagcgaacaaccGTTTGTTATCATATAATTATTAAAATCCAACCCGTTCTAAAAAAAATCCGACCCGGACTCTATCTGCCAGGTTTGGACCTCCGTGTCAGGATCATGGCCATGTATGCTCTTCTCCTTTTGTGAAGGACACAGGCCAGCATGGCAGCATATGTCTTATGGTAGCCTGCCACGTTGTCATTGCAGTCGGATGGAcacgagagaaaaaaaaatgaactcaTGTCTTCAATGGCGACATAGGTCCCTCAGCGGCTGTCTGTAGGTTCACCATGTGCGGCCTGTCCGCCTGTATTCACCATTCAAACCAAAGGCATGTGATGAATTGGGACGACGGAGAGTTGGAGAGAGAGTCAGAGAAGTGGGTGGAGCCACGAAGACGTGCATAAAAAGACTCAGGGATGTTTGTTTCattagtccctcctaaaatttctatcgcatcgaatgtttagatactaattaggagtattaaatataaactaattacaaaaccaattgcacagatggagactaatttgcgagacgaatctattaagcctaattagttcatgatttgataatgtgatgctacagtaaacatgtgctaatgatggattaattaggcttaatagattcatctcgtgaattagcctccatctgtgtaattagttttataattagctcatatttaatcttcctaattagcctccgaatattcgatgtgacatgaattttaggtcctaaagatccaaacacccccaagcgCAAGAGTTCAGAAGCCAAAGGTTAGGTTGGCTGTGTATTTATGTGTAGTTTTTCTGCACACACAAATCCACGTGCCAAAACTAagaaggtgtttggatctttaatccaaacttatgtcacatcgaatattcggaggctaattaggaggactaaatatgagctaattataaaactaattacacagacggaagctaattcacgagacgaatctattaagcctaactaatccatcattaacacatGTATACTGTAGCATCACGTTATCAAATCCTGGAGtgattagacttaatagatttgtctgcaattagttttgtaattaatctatatttaatactcctaagtagtatctaaacatccgacccgatgtgacaggaattttaggaggttatAAACCCCTAACATTCAACCACTGCTGTTTGTACTGTCACATATCTATAATATTCATTGACGATTTGAGACCTTAAACCCGATACACAAAAGGGCAAGGCCGAGAAATCCCAGGAGACAGAAGAAGAGACTCATCTCAGTCAGAGGAACAACCGAACAAGGGCAACGGCAAATTAAAACAGGCAGCAAACCTAAACCATTGCCCAAACAGTGGTTTCGCTGGCAAGATTATGCAGCAGTCGTGGACTGCCAACCTACACTTCAGGTTGATAGTTTGTAGCCGTAAATCATAAGACTACCTCCCTGCACTCGCACATACCATACGAAATAATCAGAGCCAACAAGATAACATAAAACATCTCCAAAGTCAGGATATGATTTCACAGCAGTTAAACTTCCACCATAGCATTCCACATATGCATACAGTTTGCCTGTCTACTCTTACAAGCTCCAACTACTCAGCAGCTGCGGGCTACACTCTGAGCCGGTCCATGAACCATCTCTGACCAGCACAAAGGTTCCACCTCGATTGTATTCATGGATCAATCATCCGCCTACTGACTGAATTTAAATGAATAAATCAGATATCAATGGACCTGAATGCCAAATGAAGCTCCTACTACATATAGGCGTCTGTTATAACGACAGCCATTTCACTTGTCAGTAACTGCAAAGAGTTCCGTTCATGTGCCCAGTGACAGAAGGCAAGTGCAACCTGATAATCAACAGTAGGCGATAACTTCAATATGTATCCTTCAATCACCAGaagattttcttatttttattttcaaaaagatCAGCAGAAGGTTACCAGCAAAATGACGTCACACAGTGAGATGTCAGGCAATGGTGAAACTTTCTAGTGCCAAAGCTTGCAGCATGCACCCTTCTGTTGCGGCTGAGGGGGCTTCTCCTTGATGCAGACGACATCCATGAATGCATCGACCAGTTGGGCGACCAAGCTCGGAGGATCGCCAATGAGGGCATCTACGAAAGCACCCACGATTCGTCTGTCCTGCGCTGTTGCCTTTAGGCTGAACCAAGTGAGAAATTTTACACGGAAGTCGCTGTCCATGTGTCCTTCGTGCTCCAGCCACCTGATCACCTTCACGCAGTACTCGTACTGCTGCTCCACATAATTCTTGGAGGACGAATCTGGGGTGCCAATAAGCACGTCGGGTTTGCTTGGAGCTTCCGAAGGAGAGGAGTTGGAGCTCGGGAATGGTAAAACTTCAGATGTTGGCGGCAATTGGCTTTCGTCATTGTCACTTGCACCATCTAACCTTGCGATCTTAGCCCGCTTAGAATACCGGTCACAGGATAAATTGTTCTCACTTGAATTTGTAGAACCCTTAGGTGAATCATGTTGAATGGCTCTCTGATGATTCTGCAAATTCAAATCCTTTTTCTGATGCTGCACTGAATCCTCTTTGAGGCACACACTCTCAGAATTCTGAGTTGAACACTGGCTGCTGCCTTGGTCCAGGCTCCGTGTAGTGCATTTTGCCTCCTGCTCAGTAAACCCCTGTATGCTGCCAAAAGGCAAAACCTTGAAGAAGTATTCAGTTGAAGGGCTTAGACCAGAAACCAGGCTCCTAGTATTTGGTCTCAGTATGTGGCATGTGGGTTCTGATGAATAGTTGAGAACCTTAGCACTTCGATGCCAAACTTTGCAACCATCAATGTGCTCCTTACCAATGTTATCCTGATATTTCAACACAATAACCAAAGAAAATGGAGTGATCTCATCAAAAAGGATTCGGGGTTGGGGACCTGAAAAAGGTAAAATACCATCTGTTCAGACACGAAGTTGTAGCATGTATCTATTGTAAGGAAATCTTTGATAAAGtactttattttccttttttttggaaataaacACAACTATATCAAATTGTTCAAGGAAAGCATGCAAATGCAGTTTGAGCAAACAGGGAAGTCAATTATAAGACAAACTTACCTAGGACTTGAGGATTATCATTCAACTCAAACTCCAAGATGTTATCCACTGTGGAGTCTACAATTTCTAATGCACTTGAACAAAGGTTCTGAACTTCAGCGCTACAACTAAGCCGGTTCACAATGCCACGCCCCATGATTGCAGAAACTTGATCCAATGCACCACCAACTTCTTTCTCAAGTGTTTTCACAGCTGAGCTGATTATGCTTGCTATTTCCTTGTAATGTTCAGACCCTTTTACCATTTTATGGCTCAATGACAGCCTCTCACAAAGCATATCAACTCTTCTTGCCTCCCTGGCAATTGCAAGTTGTTTCCGCAGACTCCTGCAGTAGGTAAGAGGTAACAAATATTCAAGGAGTTTCAACAGGCACAAGAGGCATAGGTGACAACAATATTTAGCATTTAAAACATCTTAAGCTTTATTATTACTTTTGTCTTTACTAAAAAATTTGTCAAACTCAGCAAAGGAATGAAAAACATATGTTTGATTATGGCAAAAATTACCAAAAAGAAAGCATTGCCCGTTAATACAAACTGTTACGGTAGTTTTGGATGGCCAGACCTAAATAAGAATTAGGTTAACAAGCAGAGCCCATAGTTTCCTTTCTTATAAAACATTATTTTCTAAGGATGTTAACGAATCAAAACAGTCAGAAGGATACCTCATTAGCCAGTTGATCTTCCCGCAGCTAACACAGTAGAAACTACAATCCAACTTGTTGCACCCATTCTTGACAATGCCAGCTTTTTTATTCTTTAGAGCACACTTTAAGTGACAAGAGATACCACATGAACAACCACTGTATGGATTATCGGAGCTGCAAACCAACCACAGGCTAGGATCTTTGTTATCATCATATTTATTGCAAATGCAACAAGAGCAACGCTTGCAATATTTATCGCCTGCATTCCGTATGGCTTGGCATGCAACATTGCTGCACACCACTGTACCAGCTCGAGCCTCTCTGCGCATTGATGAGTCAGGGTTTGCAGTTTTGAGTGAATGCTGTACTTGCTCCTCACATTCTTTCATTTGTGTTTCATCTTTGTTATCCTGCCCTGATAACATAGCCTCTGCATTACCATCCTTGAGTTGTCCACTGTTTCGTGAAACTAATTTCAAGAGATAGGCAATCATCTTAGATTTTGGAACATTGGTGTACTTCCTCTCCTTGCCCAGCTCCACACATATAAGCTCAAGAAGATCCCTGCGGGTCCAGCACTGAAGAATCTCCACAGCACCTTGCGGCCATCTTGCAACTTCGTATACTAGTTGTCTCTTGTCCATCAGGCTCATCCCATTGTGTTTTCCTGGATCCATCACAATTCCTGGACAGAAGAATTATGAGCTCAGCTAAGCAGAATTAAATCGCGTGAGCTGAGTATACAAATACAACAAGAGAACAGTGGTGCAAAAGAACAGAATATACGTGCATAAAaatcaaagaaataaaaaggcaTATCCTTCTATCATTTAATAGTGACTACAAAGGATCCTTCTTGTGAGGCTACACCATCAACTAACTACAAGCGGTCAAACCATTTGTACTTAAAATCTTAGCCATCAACCCAATGCTTCACCACACCAAAAGTACCTGTATACAGGCAGTTATGCACTTTATACATGATGCTGGCATGTTTGTGCAAGCACATCCTTTGCTTAGGAGCACTGACATGACATGGATAAGTTTAAGTGCGCACTTACTGTTGCAGTGAAATATGTCTCATCATGGAATTTGTTCATTCACTATATAAGGCCCCCACTGTTTGACGACTGAATGATGTGTGCCCACAGGCATGTGATGGACTTTTCTGATATAGATCCAACCAAAGTCACCTAATAAACAATTACACTATAACCATTAACTACCTTATAATCAAATGACACATGCAGGCATGACCGAGTATTCACATGCATGCCGGTCAGCTATCCACTAGACCAATCACCAATTTCTAAAATTGTCAAACTGGTATTTCTGTCAAGTTTGATATTCTGAATGATGTTTCTACACATAAATTTTTTGAAGGCTTTAAGGCAATTATGGATTATGGGTGTATTTTTTGCAATTTTCATTATTTTCCTAAGCTAAACCAAAAAGTTTATTCAGGTACAATAATAGAACATAGATATGCAAAAGTGCACCTGCATACCCCGCAGAAACACACAGGAGGAACACCTAGTCACCATTTAACAATGCTAACCAGTTGCATGTTGACACAAAAGTATGGTTTTAGTTTATATAGTTCCTCCAATCCTACTACAATGGATGTAAACCGCTGACCCTTGATGAATGATGATACTTTAAGTGataaaaaaagttgaaattgGAATTCTCGTTTTGCCTCTTTTATCAGTGCATCAGTTGAGCGATAGTTCTTAACAAATTTTGTCACTGTCTTCAAACAAAAACAAGTGTAAATTTTGTCATTTTCCTTGGTCCAAATTTGGAAAAGAAGCATTAAGCTGACTGTcaggaaataaaaataaaattttcagCATGCAGTGATTGTGCCTTCACATGTAGCTTCGCTACACTCTGTAAAAGCAACTTAGAGTAATCTGAAACTTTATTTTAACATCTCAATAGACAAATGATGCCAGAATATCTAGGGTCCATGTAAAATTTTGGCCACAAATAAAAAATTGGTGCATTTATATAATTATCTTTGATATATCATACAAACaattcaaaaaaagaaaggacAATAAAGAAATCCAATGAATCTTCATATTCTCACTATTGCTGTATTTACCTACATTTGGACTCAGGTGCACAAAGAAAACCATTTTACATCATCATTCTGACTTCTAtggaaacaaaggaaaaaagaagaggaagtgAAGCTACATTCTCTTCAATTCTTCAATACAGTACATCATGATGCATAGAAAGTTAGTCTATAAAGCCCTCTATATGACAAAACCTTCAAAATGTATTAGGTACATTGTTGCCATTTTTATAACTTCACCCAAACAGTTCCGCTATTGTGGAGTCATTGCTTTGAAAGGAACTTCATAAAGTCAGATTTAATTTCACTGGCATAACTAGATATACAGAGTTACAGATTTCCTACACATCCGACATCACACATTacataaaagaaaaaacatgatAGGGTCACCAAAACTTGGCATTGCtcaactattgccaactcataCCTCAACCAGTGATCAAATTGTTGGATATTTCATAACAATCCATAATTACTATTACAGGTCAAAAGTCCATTCCAAGATTGCAACTTAAACCTTCCAGAGTTTCAGGAAATCCTCGAAGATAGTAAGAATCTAATCACCCAACAGATCGACTATTTCGAATGCTATGCCACAAATGAACATAGCACAGTGCTGATTGAAAAGAATGAAGAGCGGAAAATGAAATCAGATGGATTAGGATTCTCATCACCTTGGGTTGCCACTAGTATTCAGGATCTCCCATCACCTTGGCAACCGTTTAGGATTAGGGATCCTCAACACCGCAACCACTAATGTTTGGGAGGCTTTCACACAACTTGCTACACTGGCAAGAAGCTTCCTTGAGAAGTTTATTCAGGAAAGGAACTCTTATTGCTTCAGCTGCAAAAAGACGTAATCTGTTGGCCAAGTTATATTGCTAGGCGGCTGCGTCTTGGCACCTAGCACCACGAGTGCCAACTAAGAACCCAGGTGTCCGCTTAGCTTGTGTAGGCAACAGGCATATGTGGCATGTATGCATGCAACTGCCACCAGCCTTGAGTTATTCACTTCGCAACGCTCGCGTAATAGCTAAACGACAATTGAATGACTACATAACTGATCTAGGCTCTAGTTTGCTGTGGGTGTGGGCCCTAGCTTGCGTAACATCCATTTTCTAAGTGTTTGGCATTTTCTGTTAGCAGAAATATCCACGTTTTGCTAACATtctttctgaaaattccaagtaaAACCCAAACCAAAGTATACCTGTTGTTCTACAAGCGTTTGTGATTTCAAATTCTAGATGTATACCTGTACAAAAGTTTAGTTTGTAGCTGCGCCAACATGTTCCTATGGTTGGAGCAGTTGTACCACATTTCCTAACATTACAGGAAGCAAATCTAGAGACAGATTGATCGGATAATCAGGGAAACGCATCATGTCCCCCCGCAATAATGGAAGCAAGAGCATACCCCGACAGATGCGTTACCACGTGACAGGCATAATTGATCTTGTCAAGAAGCCTTACATTGTACTAACACGCATTATAAGGCAAATAATGGATGCATTAGAAGGCCACCAATACAACGAGCAATGCATGAATGCGCAATAAATGAGCAGCATTCTCCACCGACAGGAGCATAGTTGGGAGCTCACCAGCCAAGCGGAAGCCACACGGGTGAACGAACAATGCCGCTACCTCACTTCAGCTGAACTTGTTGGTTACCTGCAGGGGAACAAACAAAAAGGGGAAACATCACTTAGAGGCCTTGGACACACACGTACACAGCTCGCAGATGGCGGCAACACCCAGCAAACCAACAGTATTGCGTAAAAGGGGTGAATGCCGAGGAGAACGAGGCCCTAATCGAACCCCGGGCGGATGGTGGGCGGATTAGGTTACCGCGCTCCACATCCGCAGCGGAGGTAACCAAATCCAATCCCATCGGCCACGGGTTGCGGGACGCCACCGCCACGCGGAGGGAGATTTGGGCGGGTCTCGATTCGATTGCTGGAACCGAGGAGAGGAGATGGTCGGGAATCGGGGCGGAGCTCACCGGGAAACACGGGCGGGCGGATCTCCCCCGCGCGACGCCATTCCGGGGCCAGCGAGTTGCAGGGGTGGTAGCGGGTGGGgattggaggcggcggcggcgcgggtgggaggagaaggaggaagaggagggcaggcggcgggcggcgggcgtgcTCGGCGGCGCTGCGGGCACGGGCTCGTCCCCCCCTTGGAGTTGGGGAGGGTGCCGTGGTGCGCGAGGCTTTTGAGACGAGACGACGGGGCCACGCCACGCCAAGCCACTGGGGAGAGGGAGCCAAGAGGCGAGAGGCCCAGCAGCCCgtggtgtggccgtgtggggaggaggccgtgggACCAGGTGTGGTGGGGGCCCACTGCGCAGTAGAAAAGGCAGCTCAGGCTGCAGGCTGCACTGCAACAGCGCATCTCGAGGATCGAGCGTACAACGGTACGACGGGCCACGTGTCGGCTATGGGAAACACTCACTGTGCACTTTTCTTCACACATCCCAGCTGTTACCTGAGGACCTGGGGAATAGAAAATAGAAAATAGTTTGACAAACTAAATGTTTTTTCTAATGTTAGATATTaacatattttttctataaaaatTGAATAAAATTAGACAAGTTTGCTTATAATTTGAAAAAGAGTGAATATCTAAGCACGCGGGGAGCGTAACTCAGTTCACGAGTTTTCTTGTGGTGGAAGTTGCCCATCAAAGTTCAAGTCCTAGACTTGATGTTGGTGCTTGCATTTTTTTCGGATTTGTTTCGAGATTCAACTAACGTTGTTCTTTTAGTGATAGGCGACGTGCTCGTCGATAGCAAGGTGCTAATGGTAATTTTGTCAATATCAAGGATCTACCAGCTTAATCTCTTGAATGTACTCATAGTGGTAATGTTACATGTGTGTATTCATATGGTTGAGTGTCTGTGCGTGTATGTGAGCGCACATTTTTAAGACTATTGTTTGCCACCCATGATTTTAAAGGTTTCATCAACCCATCTTCTTTTAGGTCAGTCTCAGTGTATGATTTCATCATACTGTTACTAAAACTGCCATATCATCTTTTCGATAAAATGAAACTGTCAATTTCATCGTTTCATTGCACGGTTTCATAGACAACCTGcaacattttattttttgcgTGGAGTTATGCTCAAATGTGTCTTGCGATGAAACTATAACATCCTCAGTGTAAG
The genomic region above belongs to Setaria italica strain Yugu1 chromosome VI, Setaria_italica_v2.0, whole genome shotgun sequence and contains:
- the LOC101779909 gene encoding VIN3-like protein 2, whose translation is MDPGKHNGMSLMDKRQLVYEVARWPQGAVEILQCWTRRDLLELICVELGKERKYTNVPKSKMIAYLLKLVSRNSGQLKDGNAEAMLSGQDNKDETQMKECEEQVQHSLKTANPDSSMRREARAGTVVCSNVACQAIRNAGDKYCKRCSCCICNKYDDNKDPSLWLVCSSDNPYSGCSCGISCHLKCALKNKKAGIVKNGCNKLDCSFYCVSCGKINWLMRSLRKQLAIAREARRVDMLCERLSLSHKMVKGSEHYKEIASIISSAVKTLEKEVGGALDQVSAIMGRGIVNRLSCSAEVQNLCSSALEIVDSTVDNILEFELNDNPQVLGPQPRILFDEITPFSLVIVLKYQDNIGKEHIDGCKVWHRSAKVLNYSSEPTCHILRPNTRSLVSGLSPSTEYFFKVLPFGSIQGFTEQEAKCTTRSLDQGSSQCSTQNSESVCLKEDSVQHQKKDLNLQNHQRAIQHDSPKGSTNSSENNLSCDRYSKRAKIARLDGASDNDESQLPPTSEVLPFPSSNSSPSEAPSKPDVLIGTPDSSSKNYVEQQYEYCVKVIRWLEHEGHMDSDFRVKFLTWFSLKATAQDRRIVGAFVDALIGDPPSLVAQLVDAFMDVVCIKEKPPQPQQKGACCKLWH